In one window of Agromyces badenianii DNA:
- a CDS encoding MarR family winged helix-turn-helix transcriptional regulator, with translation MATIAEQSTELRMATFRLARRLRAQKADQGLSDAQFAVLGELYRHGSQTLTQLAERERVSAPSMNRTVNCLQEAGYLARVADEVDRRKANITLSDAGRDVVKATVSKREAWLTTRLRELSKDDRATLARAAELMGGLATQ, from the coding sequence ATGGCCACGATCGCAGAGCAGAGCACCGAGCTGCGCATGGCGACCTTCCGGCTCGCCCGGCGCCTGCGCGCACAGAAAGCCGACCAGGGCCTCTCCGACGCCCAGTTCGCCGTGCTCGGCGAGCTCTACCGGCACGGCAGCCAGACCCTCACCCAGCTCGCCGAGCGCGAGAGGGTCTCTGCGCCGTCGATGAATCGCACGGTCAATTGCCTCCAAGAGGCGGGCTACCTCGCCCGCGTCGCCGACGAGGTCGATCGCCGCAAAGCCAACATCACGTTGAGCGACGCCGGCCGCGACGTCGTCAAGGCCACGGTGTCGAAGCGAGAGGCGTGGCTCACGACGCGCCTGCGCGAGCTGTCGAAAGACGACCGCGCCACCCTCGCCCGCGCCGCCGAACTGATGGGAGGACTCGCCACCCAGTGA
- a CDS encoding alpha/beta hydrolase: MGTFTDAHGVRIHFESWRVPDAHAVIQLAHGVGEHIGRYGELVEALNAAGYSVWADDHRGHGKTGFEQHGGDLTRMGRLGPGGLRATIDAVEQFSGIIREAEAPELPFVLLGHSWGSLMSQIIVNRSASNYDGVVLTGTAYRTLFDMNGGDLNARHRHLGPTPVEWLSRDPDVAAAFMADPYTTDVPLRKLFGTLDALRLLGRPARGLPPELPLLIMVGSDDSLGGEESAAKLANAYVQRSGLVDVELIIYEGARHEIFNETNREEVRADLIRWLDERFAVD; this comes from the coding sequence ATGGGGACCTTCACCGATGCGCATGGGGTACGTATTCACTTCGAGTCGTGGCGGGTGCCCGACGCCCATGCCGTGATCCAGCTCGCCCACGGCGTCGGCGAGCACATCGGCCGGTACGGGGAGCTCGTCGAGGCCCTGAACGCCGCCGGGTACTCGGTGTGGGCCGACGACCACCGCGGCCACGGCAAGACTGGCTTCGAGCAGCACGGCGGCGACCTCACGCGCATGGGCCGCCTCGGCCCCGGCGGGCTGCGGGCGACGATCGACGCGGTCGAGCAGTTCAGCGGCATCATCCGCGAGGCCGAAGCGCCCGAGCTGCCGTTCGTGCTGCTCGGTCATTCGTGGGGCTCGCTCATGTCGCAGATCATCGTGAACCGGAGCGCGTCGAACTACGACGGCGTCGTGCTGACCGGCACGGCCTACCGCACCCTCTTCGACATGAACGGCGGCGACCTGAACGCGCGCCACCGCCACCTCGGGCCGACCCCGGTGGAGTGGCTGAGCCGCGACCCCGACGTCGCCGCGGCGTTCATGGCCGACCCGTACACGACCGACGTTCCGCTGCGGAAGCTCTTCGGCACCCTCGACGCACTGCGCCTGCTCGGCCGGCCGGCGCGCGGACTGCCCCCCGAGCTGCCGCTGCTCATCATGGTCGGCTCCGACGACTCGCTCGGCGGGGAGGAGAGCGCGGCGAAGCTCGCGAACGCCTACGTGCAGCGCTCCGGGCTCGTCGACGTCGAGCTCATCATCTACGAGGGTGCACGCCACGAGATCTTCAACGAGACGAATCGCGAAGAGGTGCGGGCCGACCTCATCCGCTGGCTCGACGAGCGCTTCGCGGTCGACTGA
- a CDS encoding histidine phosphatase family protein: protein MTTFYLARHGETTWHADHRYAGNSDVPLTRHGLGQAAALGAWAVDANLDAIVASPLSRARRSAAPSVETTGLALRVDDRLVEIDFGDGEGLTPDELVERFPEEWAAFCRAPASNPLPGGESGRDGIARALPVFDELVEEFPEGRVLIVAHATLIRLLFCELAGMDPDGYRDLLPVLGNCSITTIVYPWATESQLTSHPRIRLLGFDVPPGRAAV, encoded by the coding sequence ATGACGACGTTCTACTTGGCACGCCACGGTGAGACGACCTGGCATGCCGATCACCGGTACGCGGGCAACTCGGATGTCCCGCTCACGCGGCACGGTCTCGGTCAGGCCGCCGCGCTCGGCGCCTGGGCGGTCGACGCGAACCTCGACGCGATCGTGGCATCGCCGCTCAGTCGCGCCCGGCGCTCCGCCGCGCCATCCGTCGAGACCACCGGCCTCGCGCTGCGCGTCGACGACCGGCTCGTCGAGATCGACTTCGGCGACGGCGAGGGGCTCACGCCCGACGAGCTCGTCGAGCGGTTCCCCGAGGAGTGGGCGGCGTTCTGCCGCGCGCCCGCGTCGAATCCGCTGCCCGGCGGCGAGAGCGGCCGCGACGGCATCGCCCGCGCCCTCCCGGTCTTCGACGAACTCGTCGAGGAGTTCCCCGAGGGCCGGGTGCTGATCGTGGCGCACGCGACGCTCATCAGGCTGCTCTTCTGCGAACTGGCGGGCATGGACCCCGACGGTTACCGCGACCTGCTGCCCGTGCTCGGCAACTGCAGCATCACGACGATCGTCTACCCGTGGGCGACGGAATCGCAGCTGACGAGCCACCCGCGCATCAGGCTGCTCGGGTTCGACGTGCCGCCGGGTCGCGCGGCGGTCTAG